The Nitrospira sp. region GTTCCTGTGAAGCGCCTGAAAAACCGACACCGCCGCCGACATAGAGAATCGGCTTCTTGGCTTTCGTGATGGCTTCAGCCGCCTGCTTGATTTGCCACTTATTTCCTTCGTAGGTCGGATTATAGCCACGGATGGATACCGAATTCGGATAGGCAAATTCCGCTTTGGCCATCGAGACATCTTTAGGAATATCGACGAGGACCGGACCAGGTCGACCGGTCGTCGCGATATAAAACGCCTCTTTGATCGTAGCGGCTAAGTCGTTGACGTCCTTTACAAGGAAATTGTACTTCGTGCAGGGTCGACTCAAGCCGATGTTGTCCGCTTCTTGAAAGGCATCATTTCCGATCAAACTGGTTGGAACTTGTCCACTGAAACAGACGAGCGGCACCGAATCCATGTACGCATCGGCCAACGCAGTAATGACGTTGGTCATGCCGGGTCCGGAGGTGACCAGGCAGACGCCTGCCTTTCCCGTCGCCTTCGCGTAGCCCTCCGCCATATGGCCAGCACCCTGCTCATGGCGTGTCAAAATCACTTCAATGTCTTTTTGTTGATGGAGTGTATCGAAAATCTTCAGGACGACGCCGCCGGGAAGTGCAAAGAGCGTCTTCACGCCTTCCCGCTTCAGACACTCGATGAAGATTTCAGCACCGGTGAGCTTCATAACAACCCTCCCTACAACTGCATGAGACGATCTGCCGTAAATAATCAGATATCAAAAGGACACGTCCAGCGGAGGACGCATCATCATGCAGAAATATCTTTAAAATCAAGGGGAAAGATTCGAGATCCTAGCATCCCCATCAAGACCCGTCAATACAGCGCCACGTGAATCACCGAGAGCACTGGCCACGAGGCGTTTGAGAAGAAGCGTGAGCGGAAGACCTATAAGCCGGATTCTGTCCCGCAAAGAGGTTGCCCTCTTTACCTGGATGATCATTTCTCTGGGATTCGAGTTACTTCGAACCTCAAGCGACCTACCCGAAGACCTCGACCGGGCCAGTCGGCGCACAAGAGTCCGTGAGGAGCCCTGTACATGTCTTCCTATTTGGCCTTGCACCGGGCGACGCTTACCGTGCCGTTGGTGTCACCACCCCCGCGGTGGGCTCTTACCCCACCGTTTCATCCTTACCTGAGCCGCCGCAACCAGATCGAATCTCGTTGCCTTGGCCATCGGCGGTTTGTTTTCTGTGGTGCTGGTGTCGGATCGCTCCGCCTGGGAGTTACCCAGCGCCCTGCCCATGGAGTCCGGACTTTCCTCTCGATACCGAAGCACCGAGCGACCATCCAGTCTTCCACCCACGCCTACTCAGTATAAAGGACCAGGATCGGTCGCGACAAGCAGACCGGCTTAGGTGTATTCGACGAATGGTCGATTAGGATAGGGCGAGGCCCGTTATCGTACACCCACGTCCGGCAACGGAGCCGCCGGGACAGGTGTCCGCTTCTGATAAATAGCCATGGCCTCCGGCATCCACTCCTTCAATTGGTCGATTCTGGTATCGTTGCTGGGATGGGTGGAGAGAAACTCCGATTGTCCTCCACCACCCGACGCTTGTCCCATTCGTTCCCAGAGTGCCACCGATTCGCGCGGGTCATAGCCGGCATCGGCCGCCAGGAGAATCCCCACATAATCAGCCTCAGATTCATGCTTGCGACTGAACGGAAGCAAGACACCGACCTGTGCACCCGCACCCAGTGCCGCCATCGTGGCTTGACCGAGCATCGGATTCCCCCCACTAATCCCAATGGCAGCACCGATGACCTTCAGCCCAATATTCGTGGCCTGCCCCTGACTCATACGCTCGGCCCCATGACGAGCCAGCGCATGCACCACTTCATGGCCCATCACCGCCGCCAGCCCGGCTTCCGTCTTGGCCATGGGGAAGATGCCGGTGTAGACCGCCATCTTCCCGCCAGGTAGCGCAAAGGCATTCGCGGTCTTGTCGTCCTTGATCACCGTCACTTCCCACTGAAACTGTTGGGCCAGCTGGGCATACTTCGAGCGCTTTGCGGCTTCGACGATGCGTGCGGCAACCCGTTTCACCGGTTCGACCTCACGGGGATCCTGTGACGGCCGCATCTTGGGATCCGTCTTCACCTGATTGTAGGCCTGGGCACCCATCTGCATCTCTTGATTCATCGATGTCATGAGCAATTGTGACCGGCCCGTGTAAGGATTGGTCTCACATCCGACTAACCCGGTCCCTGCTACCAGAAGACAGGTGATTGTCGTCACATTCATGAGTCGCGGAGTATGCATGTTCCATTTCTCCAACCACATACGTTTCTTCTTGATCTCTGCGGATTGACCACTAGGCATTCGATTGATAGATTACCGTCCCCCAACGCAGGATTTCTAGGTGGTATAGGAACATCATGAGCGAGCCGCGTGTTCACAACAAAATCGAGCGTATCGGCATCGACGAGTCCGGCAAGGGCGATTACTTTGGCCCCCTCGTCATCGCCGCCGTGTTTGTTGACGCCACGACACAGGGGGAACTCAGGCTCATGCAGGTCCGGGATAGCAAGAAGATTTCGGACGGGCGGATTCTTGAGATGGCTCCCGACATCAAAACCATCTGCCCGCACAGTGTCATCGCGATCGGGCCGCAGAAGTACAACGAGCTTTATGCGAAAATCCGCAATCTGAATCGCCTCCTGGCCTGGGGTCACGCCAAAGCACTTGAAACCCTGCTCGAACGAGTGACCTGCGAGCGAGCCATCTCCGATCAATTCGGCAACGAGCGGTTGATTCTGAATGTGCTGCAGGAAAAGGGGCGAAAGATCGTGCTGGAACAGCGGACGAAAGCGGAATCGGACTTGGCCGTAGCCGCCGCTTCGATCTTGGCTCGCGCTGAATTTTTGCTTCGATTGAACCGCCTCTCCAGCGAAGTCGGTACTACCCTGCCCAAAGGCGCCTCGCCAACTGTCGAACTCGCCGCGAAAATGATCATCAAGAAACATGGGCAGGACCGGCTGGGGTCAGTGGCAAAACTGCATTTCAAAACGACGAAGGCCGTGCTGGCGGGGCCGAGTTAGATCATTTCCACCGCCTCATAATCCGGGTCCATCGCTGTATGGTGAGATCTTTATGGCAGCCGTCCCATCATGGTGAGGCAACTGCGGGGGAGCAGAGAGAACGATGCGTACCAACCTATTCGGAAGATTCGACCATTCCTCGTTACAATTCAACGCTGAACGGTTCTGGCAATTGAGGAAAAACCAGTTAGCTCACAAGGTCTGAGTGACAATATCATTGATGGCCTGCTGCATACATTTCGCAACCGCTGCATTGCCTTGTGGCGAATAGTGACGCCCCGGAAGCATCAGCTTCGTGGAATCCACATCCAATAAACATGGGGTGGGGTCAACGTATGCAAGACCAGCCCGTTCAAGCACTTGCTTACCACGTGAACCTAGTTTCCGAAGCTCTCCCCTGCCTGGGAAAAACACCACGAGAGGGGTCGCCCCGTCCTGCTGGACCGACTGTACGAATGCCTTCAAGATCGATGCATTGACTGATATCAGCGCTTCCTCAGAATGGTCAGGGTGGACTGACCATGGAGAAAATAGAGAGGTGAAGAGCCGACCCAAATAGGAGACATGGTAGAACCGCTCACGCCATTCGGACTCCTTATATCTTAGCTGATACTCGATCTTGGGCAACTCGAAAATTGATCCTTTTGCAAAGATGTCTTCAGGAGGCAAGGGAGACGGATTGATATTGATAAGTTCTTCCCCACGCATAATGAAACGGGGTGATGAAAAAGGATATTCCCACTCATGATTACCCAGAAACGGGTACACCCACAAGGTCCGTTCAAGATCATGAGAGATGAAGCCAAGGACCACAACTTTCGGCTTCCACTTGCGGACATCCTTCTGGTATCGCAGGAGCATTTGGTCTAAACCATATCCTGGCACCCCGAAATTCACGACGCGGAACTGAGAACCTAGCATCTGATCTAAGAAATGCCCATAGGTGTCTTCATATCGTACTTCATCGCCGAAGGTATACGAGTCGCCTACCACCGCAATAGTCGTCTGCCCTGTCTGCCTAGGAATTACCGCGCCCTCATGTGGAACGCGGAGCCCCTCAGAGTCGGACCAATAGAGCCCGTCTCCGCCACGTCTGTTTGGTCCAACCGTCCATCCGAGGACATCATCGTGTACGAGCAAAGAAGGGGCGCTCTGGGTTTGATCGAGCAATTTACCATAGCGGGCCTTGGTCTCTTCCCAACTCTTTGGTTTCAGCACCAATGCCCCTCCTACTGCTTCGAACTGGAAGTAATCCCTAACAGCTGCCCTCACTACGATCTCGCCGGTCATAAGAATGAGGACCACGGTAACGAGGTTCATCGCCACAACCATCGGAACATGGCGGGAAGGTGATCGCTTGTGCTCTCGATACCGGTAAAGAATACCTATGCCGCCCGCAAGAAAGCCAACGACAGCACCTAGAAATACCAGCCCTGGTCGGGCGGAGAGAAACACCTCAAAAGTCCTCTCACCTTTCAGATACAGAGCCGTTAATATGGCAGCAAACGACATTTCGGCCAGGCAGAGAGCGCCAAAAAAAAGTGAATCCCGCCGTGAAGGAGAGAGAGCTGCTGTCTCTTGTTCAACCGCGGCCTCTCTTTTCTCACCAAACCGTGCGTACTTCATCGTCGCCTCTGGATGATCTCGACTGTCATTTCGTCTCCCACTGTCCGCAGGGTACCCTCACCACCTTCGCACCATCACCCAACACACCTTATTAAATATTGAGCACAAACCATACCGCTCATACGTGCTACCGTCTTGGCATCACCTGTTTTGCCTTAAATCATTGAAACCTTTGATCTCATAGCGAGTAGAACCACTGGACGAAGAAGCCCACTGTGGCATGCCACTCATGAAGAACGCGTATGCCGTTTCATACAACTTTTCTAGCGCCCTGCGTCCAGACCGGTGATGCAGAACAATCTGTGGCGCACACTGAATGAATCTTACCCGTGTATATCGGAGCGGGAGACTGATGATTACGAAACAAAATAGCCAATCACTTTCTCTTGTTACGCAAGATACGCAGATGAATGAAACCAGTTCCGGTACAGTTGTCTGATATCGTCATAGTTTCGTGGGACTGCCTTAAACCCATTTTCCCTTGCCCGTCATACCTTTGTTTTATGAGCATTGCACTCATCGATCATGCGTACCGGAGCCTCAGCCTTTCGGCGGCCAAATCTTCCTTCCTGGTACATATGCTAAACAATTGCGGTCACGGAACGAACATTTCAACGGTGCGATATGCAACTGAACGCGCTTGCTAATGCGACACTCCCCCAGCTTGCCTGGGTGGCAGAGGTTGACCGTCTGAGTGAACGGGTAACTCTGCGGCATGGCCCTCGCGTCGAAGTGCGCTCGACCTTCTTCATCGAAGGTGTCTGGAACGGCCCATTTCATGCCGGAGCGTTTGGCGACACCGACTGCATGTTTGGAACCGGCGCCATTCTTGACTCAGACTCGATCCGCTTCGTGCCGAGCGCGTCCACGGCCGACTCGCTGTATTACAAGCAGGATAGCTCGCACATCACCATATCCAATTCATTACCCCTCTTGCTGAGCTCCATCGGGGACGCTCTCGATCCTCGCTGTTTGGAATACCCAGACATTTGCGATTCAATCATGGCCGGAATCAACCACTATCGACGAGACATTCCAACTCAAAAGGGAATGTCCACCGCCAGCTATACCGGAATCTACATGTCTCTCGGGAGAGGGTCTGGGAATCAGATAAGCGAATGCCACCGAAATTCGCCAATTTTAAGGATTACCGAGATTACTTACGAGATACGTACGCCCTGATTGTGGCCAATGCGCGAGATCCTGCCAGAACCAAACCGCTGGAAATCCTGTCGACTCAGTCCACAGGGTACGATACTACGGCGGTCAATGCGCTCGCTGGACCCTATGGAATCGCAAAAGTCTTTACCATTACGACGGCTAAGACCAGTGGGCATCTTGCCCATCAAGAAAGCGACGAGGGGCCTGATGATGATGGAAGTGCCATTTGCAAGTCGCTTGGTCTCCCATGCATTCCAATCAACAGACGGGCGTTTGCCGGAGAATTCAAAGACGAACACTGGTTTTACTGTGCGCTCTTCCATAATCAAGATGCGAACCTGTTGGAGATCGGCAAGCACATTTCACAGGTAAGCGTGCTCCTGACTGGACAAGGAGGCTTGATCTGGTCCTCGGATGTATCCAAAGGCCAGCCACTCGATCAAAACTCAGAGCTCAGCAGAAAGGATTCGGGGGGGGGCTAGGCATCGCTGAATGGCGGTTGGTCGTCGGTTTTGTCCATCTGCCGTTGCCATACATCGGAGCCAGACGAGGGTTGGACATCGTCAAGATCACTAATTCATCCGAGATGGATCCCTGGCGCTTGAGAAAGGTCTATGACCGGCCGATCGCCAGGCGGATTGCTGAAGAGGCCGGGGCTCCGAGAGCATTCTTTGGTCAACACAAGCTGGGATCGGTAGTAATTTCCCCTCAACCAGCGATTCCACAGGACACAATGCTACGGAACGAGTTTTTTCAGTATCTGGTGGGCGAAAAGATTATGACAAGATCCGCCATCATGTTCTGGCCATTCGTGCGATGGGTCAACTCAATTCTCCTGATGAGGTCAAAAAAGCGCTACGCGGTCGTCTATTACACAGAACGTGTTGTTTCGATGCTCATCAGACAGCCTTTTCGTTTCAAGCGAATGTGGTCGAAGCTCAACGGTACGCTGTATTGTTTCTGCGTGAATCGTGCAGCAGCAATATACAAGGAACTCCATCTGAGGCAATAAAGGACGTATTGGTTTTTGAGCGTTGCACCGTAGAAGTCCGAGTGAATCTCAGACCGAATCTCCCCCCTTCAAAGTTCACCGACTTGTTTTTTGATGCTTGGGATAATTCCACGACTGGTTCTGCCTCCCAGTGTTGACGCCTTGTCATGCTCCTCGACATCCACACCCCTGGGATGATGTCGATGTCCATAAACATCGGCTGGCTGCTGAGTTGGTCCATGAGGAATTCGGCTAGTTAGCTGCAGGGTCAAATCTTGTATCGTGCATGACCAACTTTCTCTGGATTCACACAGTGAATTGACATGTCTGACACTATTCCATTGAGTTTGTGCGATCGAAGTGAACGCATCTCATGGTTCTTTTGGCTACAGGATCAGTCGAAATTTATGATCCTACATTCATCACTATTGCGCATGAGACGGCCCGACGCAATACGAACGAATGGAGCACCTACGCTGCCTGTGCATCCACCCATCGGTGAAAAGGTCCGCCCCACGCTTGCGGAGTCACGCTCCTCTCTCCTTATAAACCTAGATGGATCTTGAGCCTGGTCGTAGTCCAGCATTGAATGCCTGGCAAACGTTCGAACGCGCGGTCGTTCGACCAAATTCCCTCATGCTCTTCTGCCAGCGCTACTGCGACAAAGGGGACATCGTTTGGATCAATGGCGCCAATCAATGCGTCCGCCTCTGCGAGATATGGTGCGAGACGTTCAAAGGGAACGACCGTAACGGATGTCAGGAGAAGCGTCAGTAACACGTCGAGCTCGTCTCCTTTGAGCCGAGTGGCACGGACAATTTTATTTCGATGTGTTGCGAGCTCATCAAGGGCAAAAGCAGGAAGAAGAAACTCAAAATCAGGAAGGAGCAGAATGCGTCTTGTGATCGAGTCTTTAATGAGTGCGGCGATCAGAATATTCGTATCGAGAACCAGTCTCATGCATTCGAGACCTTGGCATAACGACGCCGCAACCCTACCTTCACGGATCTGGCAAGGTCTTTGGCTGCAGCCTCAGTCAGCGCGCTCCGAGAGGCAAGACGATCTGCCAGCGCCACCTGGCGTGCATACTGCCACAACGCTTGCTCAGCCACGCGAGCCCATGGGATTTCCCGGTGACGCTTGAGAATCGTGTCCAGTTCAGCTGGAACATCAATAACGACCTTCGACCGTGCTCCGCTGTTAGGCTTACGGCTCATCGGGATACTCCTTCTCGAGTACTGCAACTGGAGTTATTATGATGCCGATTTTAACACAGTTCCCGGAAAGTTAAATCGAACTGAACTCTCTAGATACTGTAATCACGAGATGTTGAGCCAGAGCGCGAGGCAGGCGATGTGCGTGGCGGCAAGGAAAGAGGCGCTGTTTTTAGCGTAGCGGGTAGCGATACCCCGCCATCTTTTCAGATGTAGGAAAGCATTTTCAACCAGGTGGCGCAGCTTATAGAGGTCTTCGTCATACGGCCTTTGCACGGTGCGGTTTTTCTTTGGCGGGATGACGACGTTCATGCCCCGTGCTCGCGCCAGCGCAAGGATCGCATCGGTGTCATAGCCTTTGTCCGCAATCAGATGACCGGCGGCCAGCCTGCGTGCAATCTGCTGCGGGACCTTGTGTAACAAGGACTCTGACCGGCATACCATGCGCATCCACGGCCAGATGTATCTTGGTGTTGAGCCCCCTTTTGTGCGGCCCATCTCCTGATTGC contains the following coding sequences:
- a CDS encoding M48 family metallopeptidase produces the protein MHTPRLMNVTTITCLLVAGTGLVGCETNPYTGRSQLLMTSMNQEMQMGAQAYNQVKTDPKMRPSQDPREVEPVKRVAARIVEAAKRSKYAQLAQQFQWEVTVIKDDKTANAFALPGGKMAVYTGIFPMAKTEAGLAAVMGHEVVHALARHGAERMSQGQATNIGLKVIGAAIGISGGNPMLGQATMAALGAGAQVGVLLPFSRKHESEADYVGILLAADAGYDPRESVALWERMGQASGGGGQSEFLSTHPSNDTRIDQLKEWMPEAMAIYQKRTPVPAAPLPDVGVR
- a CDS encoding SGNH/GDSL hydrolase family protein — encoded protein: MKYARFGEKREAAVEQETAALSPSRRDSLFFGALCLAEMSFAAILTALYLKGERTFEVFLSARPGLVFLGAVVGFLAGGIGILYRYREHKRSPSRHVPMVVAMNLVTVVLILMTGEIVVRAAVRDYFQFEAVGGALVLKPKSWEETKARYGKLLDQTQSAPSLLVHDDVLGWTVGPNRRGGDGLYWSDSEGLRVPHEGAVIPRQTGQTTIAVVGDSYTFGDEVRYEDTYGHFLDQMLGSQFRVVNFGVPGYGLDQMLLRYQKDVRKWKPKVVVLGFISHDLERTLWVYPFLGNHEWEYPFSSPRFIMRGEELININPSPLPPEDIFAKGSIFELPKIEYQLRYKESEWRERFYHVSYLGRLFTSLFSPWSVHPDHSEEALISVNASILKAFVQSVQQDGATPLVVFFPGRGELRKLGSRGKQVLERAGLAYVDPTPCLLDVDSTKLMLPGRHYSPQGNAAVAKCMQQAINDIVTQTL
- the rnhC gene encoding ribonuclease HIII, with protein sequence MSEPRVHNKIERIGIDESGKGDYFGPLVIAAVFVDATTQGELRLMQVRDSKKISDGRILEMAPDIKTICPHSVIAIGPQKYNELYAKIRNLNRLLAWGHAKALETLLERVTCERAISDQFGNERLILNVLQEKGRKIVLEQRTKAESDLAVAAASILARAEFLLRLNRLSSEVGTTLPKGASPTVELAAKMIIKKHGQDRLGSVAKLHFKTTKAVLAGPS
- a CDS encoding PIN domain-containing protein; translation: MRLVLDTNILIAALIKDSITRRILLLPDFEFLLPAFALDELATHRNKIVRATRLKGDELDVLLTLLLTSVTVVPFERLAPYLAEADALIGAIDPNDVPFVAVALAEEHEGIWSNDRAFERLPGIQCWTTTRLKIHLGL